ACTCCGTCGCGTGGCCCGTCTCGCTGTCGGGGGTCACCGAGACCGTCGTCGCCACGCGCGGGCCGAACGGGCTGTGGAACCTCGCCGCGCTCGGCCTGTTCGCGCCGGAGCGGAGCGACGTCGCGAACGAGGATCCCGAGGGCGACTCGAGCGAGGGCTCCAATCTCGTCACCGCGCGCACGTGGGGGTCCACCCGCACCCGCGGGAACTTCCGCCGACAGGGCGAGGGGTACGTGCTGTTCGTCGACGATCCCGTCCTCTTCGCCGACGCCGCGCTCTCGATCGTGGAGCGCGAAGCGCCGGTTCCCGACGCTGCGAGCGCGTGGGCCCGCGTCGCCGTCGAGTCGCTCGAGACGGGCGTCGACGAGGGGACCGAGTGGGAACGGTGGACCCTTCGGCCCGTCGAGGCCGCCGTCGAATCGACGGCGGTGCCGACGATCGACCGCGGGTTCGGCGCCGTCGTCGAGGCCACCGTCGCCGCCTCGCGGCTGGGCGTCGCCGGCTACGACGACGAGGACCTCCGGGAGCGCCTCGAGTACTACGCTTCGGTCGTCGACCGCGCGGGCGGTCCGCGCGAGCGCGAGGCGCTCGAGCGCGTACGCGAGCATTCGTCGTGGTGATGCCGACGGTGCGACGAGCGGTCGCGATCGAGAGCGACCCTACGCCGTAGTATCACCCGGAGTCTCGGCCGTACCGTTGCTCCCTTGACGGTCCTCGTCGATCGGTTCGTCGTTCTCGGCTTTCACGACGATCTCGCGGAACTTTTCGGAGCGGTCCGTGAGTGCGTGTTCCGTTTCTTCGTCGGGCGTCCGCTCGCGCTGCTCGACGAGGAACGTCGTGATCACGACCGTCTTCACCCACGGCTTGACCAACCCGGTGTGGACGATCGCGACCAGTCCGGCGACGATCAGCCACGAGATCGCCTCGAGCGCCGTCGGCAGGACGTCCAGCGCCGCCGAGACCGGTGCCAGCAGCGTCAACAGCACGAACGACAGGGCGTACATTCCGCCGACGATAACCAGCGTCGAGCCGAGCACCGTCTTCCAGGCCTGGGCGTAGAGGACGAGCCCCTCTCGAGCCGACTGCCAGCGGTTCTCGTTCCCGTCGACGAACATGTAAGCGATGATCGCGTTATCGAGGTACCGGACCGCCAGCACGATCGACTTCTGGACGATCGCGAGCAGCGTCTCGAGTTGCTGCGGGATCGGAACGGGAATCAGTTCCTTGAGCCGCGCCGTCGCGCGGGTGAACTGCTTGAGCACCGCATCGACCAGCGTGCTGACCCCGAACAGCCCCGTCGCGGAGAGGAAGTACTCCCGAACCTGATTCACGCCGTATCTGATCTGGTTGTCCGGCGCTTCGCCCTCCTCGACGACGTGTGCGATCACGGCGACGTGACCGGCCTTGACCATGTACAGCAGGTACCGCTGTATCAGCC
This portion of the Haloterrigena gelatinilytica genome encodes:
- a CDS encoding DUF447 domain-containing protein, translating into MTGDESGSDALETSGEDVDSVAWPVSLSGVTETVVATRGPNGLWNLAALGLFAPERSDVANEDPEGDSSEGSNLVTARTWGSTRTRGNFRRQGEGYVLFVDDPVLFADAALSIVEREAPVPDAASAWARVAVESLETGVDEGTEWERWTLRPVEAAVESTAVPTIDRGFGAVVEATVAASRLGVAGYDDEDLRERLEYYASVVDRAGGPREREALERVREHSSW